A portion of the Sphingobacterium spiritivorum genome contains these proteins:
- a CDS encoding cation diffusion facilitator family transporter — MMSREKRLVLLSLLTGLVLMLIKFTAYLITDSNAIFTDAAESIVNVVASGFAFYSIYLSARPRDENHPYGHGKVEFFSVFVEGGLIFIAGLIILVKAVYNLFFPNELLNLSEGIGLIAVTGLVNFIVGVYLVKRGRLLKSLTIEADGKHLQVDAYSTFGLLIGLLLITWTHLTWLDSVISLLLGGFILFNGYRLLRKSIGGLMDESDLELVNEVVDTLNSVRRTEWIDIHNLRVQRYGNELHVDCHLTLPRYYKLDRVHDEISALDTIVNAKLSTRTEFFVHADPCLPECCSYCSIADCPVRSVAFAHDIQWDIQNVTRNKKHFESITPS, encoded by the coding sequence ATGATGTCCAGAGAAAAGAGATTAGTACTTCTATCCTTGCTGACGGGTCTTGTGCTGATGCTGATAAAGTTTACCGCTTATCTAATTACAGATTCGAATGCAATATTTACAGATGCTGCAGAAAGTATCGTGAATGTGGTCGCATCGGGCTTTGCATTTTACAGTATCTATCTGTCTGCAAGGCCCAGAGACGAAAACCATCCTTACGGACATGGAAAAGTAGAGTTCTTCTCTGTCTTTGTTGAAGGCGGACTCATCTTTATTGCGGGGCTCATTATTCTTGTTAAAGCTGTTTATAATCTTTTCTTTCCCAATGAATTGCTCAATCTTTCGGAAGGTATAGGATTGATAGCAGTAACGGGCCTTGTCAATTTTATTGTAGGTGTTTACCTTGTTAAAAGAGGACGATTGCTCAAATCCCTGACTATCGAAGCGGACGGAAAGCACCTGCAGGTCGATGCATACAGCACATTTGGTCTCCTTATTGGTCTTCTGCTTATCACCTGGACTCACCTGACCTGGTTAGACAGTGTCATCTCTTTATTATTAGGTGGTTTTATTTTATTTAACGGTTATCGGTTGTTACGAAAGTCAATAGGCGGCTTGATGGATGAATCGGATCTTGAACTGGTCAATGAGGTCGTAGATACATTGAATTCCGTCAGGCGTACAGAATGGATAGATATTCACAACCTGAGGGTACAGCGTTATGGAAATGAGCTGCATGTAGACTGTCACCTGACACTGCCCCGATATTATAAACTGGATAGGGTACACGACGAGATTTCAGCTCTGGACACCATCGTAAATGCTAAATTATCTACCCGGACAGAATTTTTTGTACATGCAGATCCTTGTCTTCCTGAATGTTGCAGCTATTGCTCAATAGCAGATTGCCCTGTACGATCAGTTGCATTTGCCCATGATATACAATGGGATATTCAAAATGTAACCCGAAATAAAAAGCATTTTGAGAGCATAACCCCTTCGTAA